GTTTCTTATTTCGTTATGTCTTGGATTACCTGAGAGACTTGCAGTTGGTATTACCAGACTACTTCCCAGAAAGAAGTCGCCTACAGAGGGAAGCTGAGCACTTTCAGTTGCCTGAACTTGTGAAGCGTCTGAACCCTCTGCGTGTCAGTAAAGAGAGCTCTATTGGTGGAGAAGAACCACCTTTGCTTCTTACCCCAGCTAATATTCAAGATCCAGACATAGACACAGGCATCATTCCAGCCTCAACTTCACCAGCTGCTGGGGTTCCATCCCCAACATTAGATCCATACCGCTTCAATGCTTCCTCTTCTTGCAGTCCAGCCTCCGTCCCACGTCTCACCCCTTCACAGTCTTTGGAAGGAAGAAGATCTGGGTATATAACTGTCGGCTATCGAGGTTCCTATACAATTGGACGGGAGGCACAAGCAGATGCCAAGTTTAGAAGGGTGGCCCGCATCACTGTCTGTGGAAAAACATCCCTGGCCAAAGAAGTTTTTGGAGAGACCTTAAATGAAAGCAGGGATCCCGACAGGCCTCCAGAGAGGTACACTTCCAGGTACTACCTCAAGTTCAATTTTCTGGAACAGGCTTTTGACAAGCTGTCTGAAGCTGGTTTCCACATGGTGGCATGCAGCTCCACTGGGACCTGTGCTTTTGCCAGCAATGACCAGAGCGAGGACAAAGTCTGGACAAGCTATACTGAGTATGTGTTTTGCAGGGACTAAAATCAAGCCACAAAATCCACAAAGGAAAGAATCATTCCTTCAAATCCCAGTTCccctttgaagaaaaaaaaagttcactttAATATTATATGTGCATAGAACTGGTGGATTGTCTCTGTTCCTGGACTCTTAAACAAACTGGCGAGACACTCCCGGGACACGAGTACATctttaaaaagtattaataaTAGAATCATACTAACATCTGCTTTTAGGTTGTTTAGTAAAATGACAGATTGCAACACAGGAACGATATTACTAAACCCAAACAACACTTTTTCATGAACCAATCAAAAGAGACAAAATATATTGAATGTTAACTCCTTCCTGCTTGAATTTGGCTGTATGGAGCTTGCCAAATCACCCTTaatggcatatttttttttctattgttgtGGAGATCtccaatttaaatgaaaaaaacaccgTAATTTCTTATCTTGCTccaaatgtttaaatgtctgtcaTAAAGCCGGCACTGTAAAGATAAGTATCGTcatctttaataaaattcaaGCCATTGCTAGAGATGCCAAGATGTTAGTTGCACCTTGTATAGCTTCATTAACAACCTATAATAAAATCACCCTTAAACATATCACAATGTTGCATTTGCTGGTAGAGTTAAATATACATGTCTATGACTTCCATATTTTCTAGTTTTACATTATAATGTGTGTTCTCATTTTTAATGGTAAAATAGTcattacaaaaacacatttatatttaaatcgATTTTTCTAATTCCTGCAAATTGCCTTTGATTGTGTCGATAGTAAAAATTATTTAGATaaattggatttatttttttcaggtcaGATGAGGTTTTATGATTAGCTGTCACAGCTAGTATTGCTTTATTGGCTGCCTTGTCTCAGAAAGCTCCTGAAATAACAATGGCTCTTTTTGGTCGGTCACCTTTGACGGTTCTGTGAAATATTGTAAAGGTTCATTTAATGTCCATCTCTTTCTTTTATAATTGCTAAGCACCATGTGTTTCCCTGGTGGATGATAGCCAGAAAATGAAGAACCAACTGATTTCAGTGATTGTCATCTTAAACTATATTTTAGATTGTGATTCTTGTCTCTGATCACAATCAACATTTCTTAACGAGTAGGGGAGTTTTAAAGTATAATGGCAAGAATGAAAAAAGCCTTTAGCCGGTGTGTGACAGTGAAATGTCTTGAGCAGGCTGTGATTGAATTAGGACCTACTGCAGTTTTTTAGACTAAAATGTTCATGACAGCAAGTGGCTTATGgttgggagatgtagtccattAAGAGCGTCATATTTtactatactaaaaaaaaagtttacaccaTAAGCTGGAACGTCATGGGGTTAATAAGATTTATGCTTGCTTTACTGCTGAATGAAAAACACAGACATATCTGATGCGATGTGTACTCATCTGGCAGTCAAAGAATTTAAACAATTCTCGATGCACTCTTTACACACTTCGATGTTGTGAAATATTTAGAATTTGTTTACTAAGGTGTGAATAGCAGGAGTGTTTTTGAGTCCTTATGTAAAAACCTTATGCAGACACTTTCCCAGATACCCTATATTCTAAATGACATCATTTAAACTCTGTAGTGGATAGTACAAGAACGAAAACGGAAGAACTAAAAGTGGTTTCCCTCCTTGAAATGTCCTCTGATTTCAATGCCTTtagattcatgttttgtttGCTGGATTACACAGAACAAAGGTCTCAAGCCCAACCTTTGAGGGCTGAATCTTGCCAGAGTTTTTTTGAGCTGTATTAAACATTTTGGATATATAAGAAATAGTTTCTGGTGTAAAGTTTAAAAGTGGTCTTTCACCATAGGAACCAGCAGTCTAGTGCAATCAACAGCGAGATATTACTGGTTTCTATGATAATAAAACCACTTTTTATGTGGACGCATTTTAAACAGGACTCCCATGgtgatatttttgtaattaatattaagataaaAAGTAGTAAGAGCCCTATGACCTAGACTAACTAACTTAGTACACAATCAGCAAATTAATGTATTGTAGTTAGGACTATTCAGGCAAAACACACGGCTTCACCAAAGAATACATAACAgtgaatgatatatatatatatatatatatatatatatttgcagtaaACTAGTGACACAGTTATATTATGTAATTAAACCATTAGCTATGTCACTTCAAGCAATGAAAGTGTCCCTCAACTGCCATCATGTCATCAGCCTCCAGGGTTTTTAtatatgacattttaatttttctattttcatataTCTGACATTATGTCACTTGAGCAATAATTGTGTTAGAATATACAATACAATTAAACCATACAATACGACGAAACCAAAACCATCTCATCTTAGATACATTTTATCAGTCTTTGGACTCTGTGAATTTTGATTATGATGAATTCTGCCTTTTTAACATTAGGTCATTTCATTAATGCCTACTCCAACCTGGCCACAGCAGCAACACCGCTACTTAATAATGATTGATCAATGCCTGGTGAAATATAATCAGCTCTTATAAGTGAAAAGAAACTGTATGATTTTCTCTTTTGGGAAAATACCATACCACTAAGGGCTTTTTGAATAAGTCTCAATGCAACCAACCACCGTTAGGTCAACATATGTCTCTCCTACCACTTCATGACTTCAATCATAATCTTGTCGTTGTCAGTTAGGAGGCTTGTTTAAACTACATGCCACcttattgaatatatatttttacaagcgTTTCTTAGAGTGTAAATTAACTGGAGGAGGCAATATGCTGGAATGCTGTGGATCAGAGAAATTAAACCTTCATTAATTCATCTACAACCCACCCCTTGATGGCTGTAGTTCCTTAAAATCTAGACAGCTAACCCTGTTGGAGATATACTTGGTGTAACTGTAGCAGTACCAGACTTTAAATCagttctggcactttaaggtcaacACGTATGCTTTTGCAGCATAAGGACATGCGTATCCATCCGGGAGTCGGACGTTTAACAACAACACCAATAAAAGTATGTGGATGTCCCATCTGGCACTGGTCCACGTGGCATTAAGTCAAGTCAGGCCTGTGATGTAGAACAGGAATGAACATCCCAGCTATGATGCCCTCACTcacatatttttcttattaaactTGCTTTGTATATTGCAATAATGCCgctatagaagaaaaaatagacAGGCGGTTAAGTTTTGAAGGGATTGCTTGCTTCTTTTGAAGGTAGTACAAGAATCAGCcctttgtatatgtgtatttgacattaattttatttgaattataggaattgtccattttttttattcatatagagtatatatgtatatatatataaaacatacacatgGAGAATATATAGATTTAGTTGCATCTGACTATATAATTTTTAGTATTGGAAATTGTAACAGTGTGGTATATGGTATCTTCTTTGTGTGCAAGCCCAAGAAATATCGACGTTTTTACAGCATAGAGCGGAAAGTACAGTATATTTGATATACTTATGATTGGGCTATGTTACATTTGTAAAAACAGCGACAATAAAGGTCCATATATTAGATTGTGTGTTGATGatttaaataaagcaatttttaacaaacacatcTCACCTACAGTTATTTGGGGGTTGTACATTACtcataaacattataatatggTGGTCATTTCATGTCAAGCACAATCTGGAAACAGTTAATTCCTCTTTCCCGTacgaaaaaaaccaaaaaagtaCTGAATTACAACAAGATCAAATAATTCCTGTTCTAGACACTGGACTGCCTCTTCTGGTTTTTGCACTGTGTGTTGTCAATTCAATACTTATCATGCGACTTTCATACACTATTTAGATAACTTAAGGTTTTATTTTACCTTCATCTTTTAAATTCTACTTATACAATTGATCATTTTAGCAgaattataacttttttttagctaGCAGCTGGATAACATAGTTTTGATTCTAATTATTACCACCTTGGTCGACATCACAAATACAGTATTGTTAGGGGGAATGGCAATAGGATAGAtatatgacatttaaaaaaaaatcaccagtgATTGTATATATTTCCACCCTGCTTGTCATATTATCCTTGTGGTGTAGAAGACAAAGATAAACAACTTTAGATTAAGCCCAATGCATTACAAATTGCTAGTGAAAATTAATCATCATGATGTTGATTTGCACTGTGCTTGACgtgctaatgttttttttagaccCTATTAGATCAGCTGCATTGCCATGAGGATTGGAAGCTTCAAGAGGAGAGAAACTATAAACACTGAAGACAATTACATTTGGAATCCCGAGGTTAACCTGCCACCATTCTGATTATGATAAAGCTGTGCAGCCAGGAGCTCTATGATAAAGAGTTTTGTATTTATAGATGCTGTCCTTTACAATTTTCCACCAAAGTTAATGGATAATGTAGTCATTTTATGCTAATATTCCAACATAGTATGCTTTTTATATAAgaattttccatgaaaaaacagtGTAACTCCAAGATCGACTGTTGACTTTAACATGCCAGGGCTGACTTTACTGCCCCAGTCCGGTACTGCGAAAAGGTATTTGTGCTCCAAATGTTTTAAGTAACTTATTAGATTCACTTAGCAAGGAAaagtgtcactcaaactggcagcgattggaggaacagggcaGAGGCTCTCCCCGTGAGGTGtgctgtgagagtgaatgagagaatgagatagagagtgaatgagagtgtaacagagcataagataATGTGAGTAACAATTAATTTCATTTCAGAATGGAAAAGGACCTATAAATTTCATCTGGATCAAAAGGGCATTGTCCAAAAATTCTGAATTATTTTtagtccatttgcacaagtctagttttcagGGTCTATTGTGAGGTCCAAAAAAGCAAATTtcaccaaaaaatgtatttcacaaagtggtttattttaaaactttaacacaaatataaaacataggGTGCAGCCACATTGCATTTATTCCACACTGATAAGTGTGAACTAATGCACTTGGGAAGCAAAAGCATAAGTGATATGTACAAACTAAATGAGGTTAGACTAGTTAAATACCAATCTCACAACCATgttcaaatatataaaaggctTTTCGGGGTAATTGTTCAGGAATTACAGGAATGTCATCTAAGGTTGGGGAAAAGATTCCATTTAAACAGTGGGAGGCATACTTTATAGTGAGGGCAGTCAATTATCTAGAATCTGGCTGCCAGAGTCATAAAGGAATTATTTTGTATACTCTGAGGCAAAATTGGCATTCaattaaagatgttttttttcattagggtCAACATAGACAGAGATGTATTAGAAAAGTTAGATTTAATGGActttaatgtcttttttaacCTCATTATTTCTACAACTATATAACTACACTATAGAGTCAAAAGTACGTttacacctgaccatcacataTATGAGCTTGACACCCCAGTCATTTTCTACTGGAAGGAGAATCAACAGGTTAAGAATcatcatttaataataaagttttaatactactttaactatatataataaCCATGCTTTAGACCCTACTTATTCTAAGCAAAGATGCACTCGAGATTTATTCATACTGCCCAGTTGCACTCCAGCCCTCTCTCATTTGCTCATCAGTGAGTATTAAGGTTACTTCTGTCCCCCAAGGCCTACTGCCTCCTATGGGAAAGGCGAACTTCTACTAATGGCTCTCACctctgagaaaaataaaatgaaagtagTTAGTTTAGTTAAAAAATGTTGTGACTTCCCACTGATTTGAGGAGGCTACCTGTAAATGTCAACCTTAAACTAAGAAATGTATTGTGTAAAATTTCTATCACACCCTCTTGGCCTACCTGCTTACTTACTTTCTTGCATGGATAGGTGCATGGGTAGGTAGGCCTTCTTCCAAACTGAATGCAATCCAGATGCAAGTTGGCACATAGTGATatggaagaaacaaaaactaTCTGCggttcttaccctaataaagttggcaacaaatatatagacataatataaatgagaggttttggttatatgaattggccaaagcataattaagctcacccgccacgtcaaggtacactctcaatagggtgagaacctactctcacctcctacatagtgggcacacaaagcagtttatactgctaccaaaaccttattaatgtgttgggggaggtgcaattaaacctcctccccattaacccctggacagcaagctgcaaccagactgatgaggagccaacaacctcaaatatgtgcataGTGATATGGGCTTGTGTACACCTACTCAGCCAtgaaaactagacttgggcaccggccaagtcttcatgctcgtcttcatgaagaaaaaaacccttcgtattccatgaatatttacccgttcctgtgttctttttgggcaaatatttgtgtaccttctttgtgttcttttttttttagtctgtaAGAGCGACTATATTGGTCGCCGGCTGGGATACTTTGCCCTGCCACGGTGACTGAAATACCCTTTCCTCCCAAGCCAAGTTTCTCAGACCTGTTGTCTGAGTCTTAGACAACCGCTCTGAGCAACCTGGCCTCATGGGGGCAAAGATTTTAGCCCCCCTGGCAAAGCGTAGAGCAAGGTACACCTCAGAGCAACATGGCCTGGGGAGACTACTAGCTTTGGCAtcatgagttaaaggtccgtaggAGCGACTCTATTGATGGCGGCAGGGGCTCGTCCAGGATCAACCAataaagagcagctgcccttcattggttgatggcagaggagccccTTGCTAGCGACaaatagagttgctcttatgTGACAACACACTTGAGATTTGCATCTACTTTTGTACTAGGCACTGCATCTGTGAGTTACCACAGAAACAGACAAAAAAGCTGCTAGTGGGTTTCCCTAAGATTAGGAGTGATTGATATGGCTCTGTTCTAAAATTGTTTAGCCTCTGTGTTAGGCTGGGTTTTGTCCAATTAAGTTTAGTCAGCAGGTACACTAATGCTTTCAGTGTAATTTGAATTGAAATATCATACAAAACTAATATGAGATGCTCCTCATGGTGTGTTTTAGCTCTCTTACAGAGGGAAAATCTCCATCATCATATAAATCTGATCCTGCTGAAAGGACAGCCCATAAACGAAATGTGAGGCAAATGTCCCCTGCATGAAGGAACAAACCCCAGACTATATTGGATAACATTGGCCTTATCAGAGGGGCATGGTTGGttatccctctaggcacaatAGATGCTGGAGGTTCATGTCTGGATTCACCTTTTCGCTTGAGATGAAACCCATGGTATCCCCAAAGGTTAAGTATCATTAAAGACAAATACGAGAAGCTCAACCGCTTAATAACCTGTACTACGGTGCATCCCTGTGAATTACAAGTTGAGGCGGAATGGTCTATGGCAGtcttgtctttgtttttttctatataaaccATGTCGAGGCATAGGCTGTGGGCTAGAATGTTGATAGATACTATTCATGTAGTCTAACAGTCAAACTAAACATGTTGGACACAAAACGAATTGAGAAAACGAATTCGAAAACTGCTGAAATTTCGTTAAATTCCTTCCTTCGTTTGCATGCTATAGATGAGTTATCTCTGCTCTCACACACAGGTTGCCAGTAATtacaaaatgtagctttttctattattagaatttttggcagcattcacagaaaatgtggttaaggttcaaagtgggtacatgtgttaagcattcagagcccaatcaatctaacaggtgctgcatgcttattaagtattagcaaacCCACAAACTTCACAGAAAACAACCAAGGACAGTTTGCAAAAGGTTACCTACAGCCAAAGGAAAGAAGGCTATCGTTTATCACTGCAATCTAGAGATATctatactgattttttttttttttatctcagatcactctaaaatgaaacttttaataatatcttaACCAAAACACCAACGGATATTAGAGAGGTGCAACGATGaggaaaagaataataaagatctcaggggttctgtggacctcaagttaCTTCaactgggaggccgttccacatGTCCATCACCCATCAGTAAAGTAAATGTTTGACAAAGtttctctaaataaaatatcctaaagattggaagctggttggagtgctgggattccttttctttgttgtgTGTGCCTCAAGAGGGTTTAGgctttttcctgctagcacccagcttcctgcgagttgagtgcagaaccatttttttcttttttgtatattaatttacctctacagacaGGCAGGTATTGTATTATAATTTGGAGCAGCTTCGATTGCAGACATTGTGTGTATGCACTGCACACCCTTCCTCTTCTCCTATGATGTTTTTTCTATGCAGAAGGacactgtctcatatactcccCACTCATTGTCAGCATGGTCTCTGCATCTGCCATGAAATCAGTGGATATAagaaaatggctgaagaaaGTAAGTAAGCAGGTCGGGCAAATACAAGGCAGGGGGAAGGTCACAGGGGCACATAAAGGACTGGggacatagagagagagatgtgtTTTTGGGCCTCAAATTTCTAAATGCATTGCCAGAAAATGAAttagtaaaaaacaaaatgaaaactttgGCTGAAATTATTTTAGACctcgtgcacaagtctactggaCAATTAAAGCTGAATAGATGGAAATGTACATGTGCTGTACTATATGTATCTACTTTATAATGGAGCATGGAAAATATTGTGAAGGGATCTCTTGTCTTTCCAATCACATATATATGgagatttaaaggaaaaaacaaaatatagtgaTATCTCTTTAACAAGAAATAATCAATAGTAAA
This sequence is a window from Spea bombifrons isolate aSpeBom1 chromosome 2, aSpeBom1.2.pri, whole genome shotgun sequence. Protein-coding genes within it:
- the KCTD12 gene encoding BTB/POZ domain-containing protein KCTD12, encoding MALPDTARGLPNGGGGGCAGGKVLDSLFPEIVELNVGGQVYVTRHTTLVSVPDSLLWRMFSQQKPGELARDSKGRFFLDRDGFLFRYVLDYLRDLQLVLPDYFPERSRLQREAEHFQLPELVKRLNPLRVSKESSIGGEEPPLLLTPANIQDPDIDTGIIPASTSPAAGVPSPTLDPYRFNASSSCSPASVPRLTPSQSLEGRRSGYITVGYRGSYTIGREAQADAKFRRVARITVCGKTSLAKEVFGETLNESRDPDRPPERYTSRYYLKFNFLEQAFDKLSEAGFHMVACSSTGTCAFASNDQSEDKVWTSYTEYVFCRD